In the genome of Caenorhabditis elegans chromosome IV, the window aaaactttttcagcggtctcgttatgaaaatcaggtaatttcagcatttaagcatcatatgtatcatgtttcagaaaaagtttaggttttgtattcccgtaatccatcatattacattgaccactttcaccgctgcttgcccactgaattcacaattttttttacttggaaattgttttagcatctgcaaaaaatatttatttatcagttttaataagaaaaaacgggaaaaagctgtgaaaaacaaaagaaaacaggcggaaaacaaagcaagataaatggccgctgaaacttgtcggcccctcggccatggcctagaaaccacttttcctcgtccctcgtgaggaaaaagttgcagtgctgtaaaatttcaaaaatcaaaaaattccagaaataatCGAGTTTGGCGAACGAAACGACGCGCCACCAACATTCGGCGGAGCTCTTAAAAAGAAATTCGAGCCATTGATGGCAAAAGCCGGCCAAAAGACGACGCTTCTTCTTCATTCAATGCTCCAAAAAGGCGGCGGCCAGAAGACggaatatttgaataattcgACGAAAATTCAAGAGGAACGGCAGAAGGTCATCGACGCGTACAGAGATATGAAGAAACAGAAGAGAATTGCTGCCGCttttgctgctgctgcttcttcttcatcttcttaattttaacttttttcactgtttttgttatttcttcATTGTTGTGTCccattgttcttttttttcattcagtaaaaattcaaaaatcatcgGGTTTCCGagaaaagttctcaaaaaaaaaaatgcaaaacactcctgaaaactgaaattttagatctttttcttggttttctctgaaaatttcaaatttcccgccaacattttttctcaagaagtttgaattttccgccaaaatgttttttttctcattttcacacttttttgacGGAATATTTCACTCAGATTCCCCGTGTTTTTCTCGTGAATTGCTGTAGTATTATTAAATACGAGAACacaacaaaattctgagactgcgtattgcacaacaattttgacgcgcaaaatatcttgtagcgaaaactacagtaatacttTAAATGGCTACTGTAGACCACTGGCCAGATTTtgtgttggtttttttcccatttatgaatggaaaaaaaaaattggaaaaaaaacgtcgagaaatttgtttcaaaaaactcgtgcccgtaaatcgacacaagcggcgctacagtagtaatttaaagaattactgtagttttcgctacgagatattttgcgcgtcaaatatgttgtgcaatacgcgtTCTCAGAATTTTATGTTTCCGTAGTAAATATTGTTACtgttcactgcaactttttcctcacgagggacgaggaaaagtggtttctaggccatggccgaggggccgacaagtttcagcggccatttatcttgctttgttttccgcctgttttctttcgtttttcacagctttttcccgttttttcttattaaaactgataaataaatattttttgcagatgctaaaacaatttccaagtaaaaaaatcatgtattcagtgggcaagcagcggtgaaagtggtcaatgtaatatgatggattacgggaatacaaaacctaaactttttctgaaacatgatacatatgatgcttagatgctgaaattacctgattttcataacgagaccgctgaaaaagttttgagattttcaaaattcaactttttgtgcgaaaatctcgactttttcaccaaaaaagttgaattgtggaaacctcaaaactttttcagcggtctcgttatgaaaatcaggtaatttcagcatttaagcatcatatgtatcatgtttcagaaaaagtttaggttttgtattcccgtaatccatcatattacattgaccactttcaccgctgcttgcccactgaatacatgatttttttacttggaaattcttttagcatctgcaaaaaatatttatttatcagttttattaagaaaaaacgaaaaaaaatcgatgaaaaacgaaagaaaacaggcggaaaacaaagcaagataaatggccgctgaaacttgtcggcccctcggccatggcctagaaaccacttttcctcgtccctcgtgaggaaaaagttgcagtgattGTTACTGttatccaaaaaaacaatCTGACGGCAAATCAAgattataacaaaaaaaaacgaagggACCTTCAAGAACCCCCGATCGCTGGG includes:
- the Y41D4B.11 gene encoding DUF1014-domain-containing protein (Confirmed by transcript evidence), coding for MAKAGQKTTLLLHSMLQKGGGQKTEYLNNSTKIQEERQKVIDAYRDMKKQKRIAAAFAAAASSSSS